In Halobacteriovorax marinus SJ, the following proteins share a genomic window:
- a CDS encoding DoxX family protein has product MKLNLGLLILRIFAGLTMLMGHGWGKLTNFSTLSAKFPDVIGLGSQVSLSLAVFSEVFCAAFLVLGLLTRWVSIPLFITMAVAFFIVHGADPFKSKELAFMYMGIYGALICTGGGDFSIDRFIKKA; this is encoded by the coding sequence ATGAAACTAAATTTAGGTTTATTAATTCTAAGAATTTTTGCAGGTCTAACTATGCTTATGGGTCATGGTTGGGGAAAACTTACAAATTTTTCAACTCTTTCTGCGAAATTTCCCGATGTCATTGGACTTGGCTCTCAAGTAAGTCTATCTCTAGCAGTCTTTAGTGAAGTATTCTGTGCAGCTTTTCTTGTCTTAGGACTTCTTACTCGTTGGGTATCAATCCCTCTATTTATAACTATGGCCGTGGCCTTCTTTATTGTTCACGGGGCTGATCCATTTAAGTCTAAAGAATTAGCATTTATGTATATGGGAATTTACGGAGCATTGATCTGTACAGGTGGAGGAGATTTCTCTATCGACCGCTTCATCAAAAAAGCGTAA
- a CDS encoding tRNA-uridine aminocarboxypropyltransferase — protein sequence MSSRFANRNKRCPNCKIHPNLCFCSLLVKEQNRTPIRIVMHKAERTLTTNTAYFCEKMLADCQIHIRGLQEKPLDIEGSFNQEDYTPLYLFPDEDSKELTTEFLNELERPPLLIVPDGSWAQAKKFKRRESSLKNLISVKLPTINESIYRLRTSPAPGAVCTYEAIAMALGICDGRAIENNMLEVFKVITDRMYYSRKGIVNLDQLSEILKKEGVN from the coding sequence ATGTCTTCTAGATTTGCCAATAGAAATAAGAGGTGTCCCAATTGCAAGATTCATCCAAATCTTTGCTTTTGCTCCCTATTGGTTAAAGAGCAAAATAGAACGCCTATTCGTATTGTTATGCACAAAGCAGAGAGGACTTTGACAACCAATACGGCCTACTTCTGTGAGAAGATGCTTGCCGATTGCCAGATACACATTAGAGGTCTGCAGGAAAAGCCTCTTGATATAGAGGGGAGTTTTAATCAAGAAGATTACACTCCACTATACCTCTTCCCCGATGAAGATTCTAAAGAATTGACAACGGAATTTCTAAATGAACTTGAGAGACCACCTCTTCTTATCGTTCCCGATGGCTCATGGGCACAGGCCAAGAAGTTTAAACGAAGAGAGAGCTCTCTAAAAAATCTCATCTCTGTTAAATTACCCACTATTAATGAATCTATTTATAGACTTCGAACTTCACCCGCCCCTGGTGCCGTTTGTACTTATGAAGCCATTGCAATGGCCCTTGGAATCTGTGATGGCAGAGCAATTGAAAATAATATGTTAGAAGTTTTTAAAGTGATTACTGACCGAATGTATTATTCGAGAAAGGGGATTGTGAACTTAGACCAATTGAGTGAGATCTTAAAAAAAGAAGGGGTCAACTAA